Proteins from a single region of Abyssalbus ytuae:
- a CDS encoding GNAT family N-acetyltransferase: MNTRLIRTDARHKDLQELINKLNLYLRGKDGEFHEFYPQHNTLKGVIGVVILYDGHKAIGCGAFKEFDKNSAEVKRMFVDEKYRGKGVSRLILNEIEQWAGQEGYNVCMLETGKNMLGAIQFYKKNGYSFIDNYGPYVNAPNSVCMKKEL; the protein is encoded by the coding sequence CTCATAAGAACAGATGCCCGGCATAAAGATCTGCAAGAATTGATTAATAAACTTAATTTATATCTCAGGGGAAAAGATGGTGAGTTTCATGAGTTTTACCCTCAGCATAACACTTTAAAAGGAGTAATAGGAGTAGTTATTTTATATGACGGACATAAGGCTATAGGTTGTGGCGCTTTTAAAGAGTTTGATAAAAACTCGGCAGAAGTGAAAAGAATGTTTGTTGATGAAAAATACAGAGGCAAAGGAGTTTCACGCTTAATCTTAAATGAAATTGAACAATGGGCAGGGCAAGAAGGTTATAACGTGTGCATGTTAGAAACAGGTAAAAATATGTTGGGAGCAATACAATTTTATAAAAAAAACGGTTACTCATTTATTGATAATTACGGGCCGTATGTAAATGCGCCTAATAGTGTTTGTATGAAAAAAGAATTATAA